In one window of Vanessa atalanta chromosome 10, ilVanAtal1.2, whole genome shotgun sequence DNA:
- the LOC125066934 gene encoding toll-like receptor 6 — translation MPIKQTIVNRLQRRNFNYLIVYVLLYCYVIEDSNAAETPHECAYRTSKTETSEDAVLFCKIRTINSLDHLLQNISRTHYEDVISLHVQCSEILFFESTLAAQTEKGPGKHSNLGKLKDLVIDKCKIRQIPAHAFENFKDLKSLHVTTHNSEWSAMTMELHENAFSGLSELIELDLSDNNIWSTKTDTFCSLYSLKILNLTRNHLQNIKTIGFSDSSREQNLSVKSCNLVLETLDMSYNDLIVITENSLSKLRSLSKLFLQNNAISTLEDGSLEGLISLQVLNLSSNFMNSLPPDIFSDTILLTDIILSNNTINVLPPGLFRGLEQLQVLDLSRNELTSQWINKGTFVGLLRMVILNISFNRLSRIDRYMFQDLYSLQKLNLDHNEIASIDEHAFEELRNLHSLTLSNNKLLHIHTHIFTDLHVLHELFLDNNKIKHIDENAFDNMTTIGDLGLNDNFLSSIPSSIRKLRSLRSLDIGNNNITHLSRENFHGLSELFGLRLVDNKVTHLNEDTFEHLPQLQVLNLASNKINLVSPGCFRKNINLKLLRMDGNDITKFDGIFSTLNSLVWLNMSANKISSFDFDTFPSSLEWLDLHMNYINTFHNNDMNSNVNIKLLDLSFNNITELIVTSIPKSVQKLYLNNNYISHIQVGVFSKLQRLSTVTLNNNKIVQLDMNAFRLDQIDEDNDLPEFFISGNPFVCDCSMEWIQRINYLSHSRQYPRVLDLDKAFCSLVHSRAKEKKVIIDMSPSDFLCPYESHCFALCHCCDFVACDCEMICPNNCRCYHDITWNANVVDCSNAGYTEVPDRIPMDATEIYLDGNDISYLGNHVFIGKKKLQVLYLNNTKLKEVNNQTFKGVDSLRVLHLENNKLVELKGDEFVHLNNLNELYLDHNAIVHVANNTFSSLKSLSVLRIDDNKLVNFFPWKLLASSSKSLAHVSIEGNQYSCDCKSIAELDTWLRKDPGDPEKMLCTDSEGKPTKITIASVLSHCKEYLSSISDPSVSKNEIIPKSYFLPDNFFAVICGIIIIVIVICLIGAIFYAFRYDVSDWLYTHYGVPLFKEQSCPNVDHVLDGNPNHVHDYYVICNTKDTQFIYHNIMSEIEFRKMSSKKFAMNESSLNILTLDSFSKSSKLSKRLLIVLTTNFICNDLCDFHFKNIFYSYLKSLNRSDLNKVIFIKLVDNNQINDELCFVLDKFKNISWNDPRFWERFVSLLNSTDTIITVKNTEKSVFKKSLRQTPTLRYTTMPVTNDTCSKQNFSNSLQYCKRNDGETSQNESSPSSDNTYGEGNNSNNSYMSIDNRACPRFNYDLRRSPSSGHVYSRVEDISPTVPRSITSAASKGRTYFV, via the coding sequence ATGCCAATAAAACAAACTATCGTTAATAGACTTCAGCGCCGAAATTTCAATTACTTAATTGTGTATGTGTTGTTATACTGTTATGTTATCGAAGACAGCAACGCGGCTGAAACGCCGCACGAGTGCGCATACCGGACATCCAAGACGGAAACGTCGGAGGACGCAGTGCTTTTTTGCAAAATACGAACAATCAACAGTTTGGATCACCTGTTACAAAACATTAGCCGGACACATTACGAGGACGTAATATCATTGCACGTCCAGTGCAGtgagattttgttttttgaaagTACGCTTGCAGCTCAAACCGAGAAGGGTCCCGGAAAACATTCAAACCTAGGAAAGTTAAAAGATCTTGTCATTGACAAATGCAAGATACGTCAGATACCAGCACATGCATTTGAAAATTTCAAAGACCTTAAATCTTTGCACGTGACGACGCACAACAGTGAATGGTCTGCAATGACTATGGAATTGCATGAAAACGCTTTTTCGGGCTTAAGTGAGTTAATCGAGTTAGATTTAAGTGATAATAACATTTGGAGCACTAAAACAGATACATTTTGCTCTTTgtacagtttaaaaatattaaatttaacacgaaatcatttgcaaaatataaaaactataggTTTCTCAGATTCATCACGTGAACAAAACTTAAGTGTAAAAAGTTGTAATTTAGTTTTAGAAACCCTTGATATGTCTTACAATGATTTGATTGTAATAACAGAAAATAGCTTATCAAAATTACGCTCATtgtcgaaattatttttacaaaataatgcaATATCTACACTTGAAGATGGTTCCTTAGAGGGTCTTATAAGCTTGcaagtattaaatttatctagTAATTTTATGAATAGTCTCCCGCCTGACATTTTTTCTGACACGATATTGCTTACAGACATTATCTTAAGCAACAACACGATAAACGTTTTGCCGCCTGGTCTTTTTCGGGGATTGGAACAACTCCAAGTATTAGACCTCTCTCGCAACGAATTAACTAGTCAGTGGATAAACAAGGGCACATTTGTAGGATTACTACGTatggtaatattaaatatttcatttaacagGCTTAGCAGAATAGACCGATATATGTTTCAGGACTTGTATAGCTTACAGAAACTGAATTTAGATCATAATGAGATAGCATCCATTGATGAGCATGCTTTTGAAGAACTAAGAAATTTGCATTCCCTCACACTATCAAACAATAAGTTATTACACATACATACGCATATCTTTACAGACTTACACGTATTGCATGAGTTGTTTttagacaataataaaattaagcacatcgaCGAAAATGCTTTCGATAATATGACTACGATCGGCGATTTGGGTTTAAATGATAACTTTTTATCATCAATTCCTTCCTCAATTCGTAAATTACGATCCCTCAGATCTTTGGACATAGGGAATAACAATATAACCCATTTAAGCCGGGAAAACTTTCATGGACTGTCAGAACTTTTTGGTTTGCGTCTTGTAGATAACAAAGTTACTCATTTAAACGAAGATACTTTTGAACATTTGCCTCAGTTACAGGTGCTTAATTTGgcatctaataaaataaatctcgtCTCTCCAGGTTGCtttcggaaaaatattaatttaaaattattacgcaTGGATGGAAATGATATAACAAAATTTGATGGAATATTTTCGACGCTAAATAGCTTAGTGTGGTTAAATATGTCGGCAAATAAAATTTCGTCTTTTGACTTTGATACTTTCCCTAGTAGCTTGGAGTGGTTAGATTTgcatatgaattatataaataccttTCACAATAACGATATGAActcaaatgttaatattaaattattggatCTAAGTTTCAATAATATAACTGAGTTAATTGTTACTTCTATTCCAAAATCTGTacaaaaactttatttgaacaataattatataagtcacATACAAGTCGGTGTTTTTTCAAAGTTACAGAGATTGTCAACTGTGacattaaataacaacaaaatagtTCAACTTGACATGAACGCGTTCAGGTTAGATCAAATAGATGAAGATAACGACTTGCCCGAGTTCTTTATAAGCGGAAACCCATTTGTTTGTGACTGTTCAATGGAATGGATTCAACGAATCAATTATTTAAGCCACAGCCGACAATACCCGCGTGTGTTAGATCTCGATAAAGCTTTTTGTTCATTGGTTCACTCACgagcaaaagaaaaaaaagtgataATAGATATGTCACCTTCCGATTTTCTATGTCCTTATGAAAGTCATTGTTTTGCCCTGTGTCATTGTTGTGATTTCGTTGCCTGTGATTGTGAAATGATCTGTCCAAATAACTGTAGATGTTATCACGATATAACTTGGAACGCAAACGTTGTAGACTGCTCGAACGCCGGCTATACAGAAGTGCCGGACAGAATTCCAATGGATGCGactgaaatatatttagacGGTAATGATATCAGTTATCTGGGAAATCACGTATTTATTGGGAAAAAGAAATTACaagttttatatctaaataatactaaactaaaagaagtaaataatcaaacatttaAAGGTGTCGATTCCTTGAGAGTATTacatttggaaaataataaattagtagaattaaaAGGAGACGAATTTGTTCATCTTAATAATCTAAACGAACTTTATTTAGACCATAATGCAATCGTTCACGTtgcaaataatacattttcatcACTGAAATCACTTTCAGTCTTAAGAATCGACGATAATAAACTTGTCAACTTTTTCCCCTGGAAGTTGTTAGCATCATCTTCAAAAAGTTTAGCACATGTTTCAATAGAGGGTAATCAGTATTCTTGTGATTGTAAAAGTATAGCAGAGCTAGATACATGGCTTCGAAAAGATCCCGGTGATCCAGAAAAAATGCTATGTACTGATAGCGAAGGCAAGCCGACTAAAATAACGATTGCCTCAGTTCTAAGccactgtaaggaatatttaagcTCAATTAGTGATCCATCAGTTTCCAAGAATGAAATTATTCCAAAGTCTTATTTTCTTCCTGATAACTTTTTTGCGGTTATAtgtggaattattattatagtaattgtaATATGTCTCATTGGAGCCATATTTTATGCTTTCAGATATGATGTCAGTGATTGGCTGTATACTCATTACGGCGTACCTTTATTTAAAGAACAGTCTTGTCCAAATGTCGATCATGTATTGGACGGAAACCCGAATCACGTGCACGATTACTATGTGATATGTAATACCAAAGatacacaattcatatatcatAACATCATGTCAGAAATAGAATTCAGAAAAATGTCCTCAAAAAAATTCGCAATGAACGAATCATCTctaaatatacttacattagATAGTTTTTCAAAATCTTCTAAATTATCTAAGCGTCTATTAATCGTTTTAACaacgaattttatttgtaacgatCTATGTGActttcatttcaaaaatatattttatagctatTTAAAGTCATTGAATCGTAGCGAtttgaataaagttatattCATTAAGTTAGTAGATAACAACCAAATAAACGATGAACTTTGTTTCGTATtagataagtttaaaaatatatcgtggaACGATCCACGTTTCTGGGAAAGATTCGTCTCTTTACTTAATTCAACCGACACTATAATCACAGTGAAAAACACGGAGAAGAGCGTATTCAAGAAGTCATTACGTCAGACTCCGACATTGAGATACACAACGATGCCAGTCACAAACGATACTTGCTCAAAGCAGAATTTTTCAAATTCTCTGCAATATTGCAAGAGAAATGACGGAGAGACATCGCAGAATGAAAGCTCTCCTTCGTCCGACAACACGTATGGGGAAGGGAACAATTCGAACAATAGCTACATGTCGATTGACAACAGAGCATGTCCCCGGTTTAATTATGACCTTAGGCGTTCCCCAAGCAGTGGTCACGTGTATTCTAGGGTGGAAGATATATCTCCTACAGTGCCTCGTTCTATTACGAGCGCTGCATCAAAAGGTCGCACTTACTTTGTCtga